The Oleispira antarctica RB-8 genome contains the following window.
TCTTTAGATAATACCGCCTTACCGAAGGTAGCTTCGACGATACTTACAACTTCAGAAGAGCCTGTTATCTTATACTCTTCAATTGAAATTATTATTTTCCGAAGTTGTTCGGCAAAATATTGTCTAATATTACTCGGCAAATCAGAATTAATGATCTCATCAAGAAGTTCTTTCGCGCCACTATAAATTTCGCTTAACTCTGATTGAGGTAAAACAGGTTGAGGTCTATTTGTAGAAAGCATACCTGCTGTCATGTGAAGATAATCAAAAACAGGTTCATTAACGTGCTTCATAAATTCATTCCATGCAGAACCTAAATTACAATTAGAAAAAGCATTATCTAAATATCTCGTCCAAGACATATATCTTGATACATCAACACCTTCAAGTTGGCTTAACTCGATTGAAATATCTTCAACTAATGAAAATACTTTGCCTATTCTTCCTACTAAAATCAGTGAATCACTTTCTTCAACATCAAGAATTCTACACCATACTTTTTTACAGTTTTCCGTTGGATTAGCTTTTTTTCCTTCAGATAGGATATTTAGCAATCTACCAGCCGCATTATTTACATCCATCTACACACCTTGTTTATTTGAAGTTTTGATCATTAATTAACGCCAATGACTGATTATGCACATAACGCCAATATAATGGGCGCGCGGCTTTTTGCGCGTCCAGCCAGATTTGCTGGCGGTCATTGATATTTTTGTTACGTTTCTATTCAAAGTCAGATTTTCGATTATTAGAAACTTTCCAGCCATATGTGCAGGCGACTATCATTCCTAAGCCCCCTAAGGCTGTTGAAATTGAGCCATAGGTCAATCCAAATATAATCAGTACAGTGGAACTTATACTAAAAAAAACACACCAGAATTTAAGGCCCCAATTTGAAAACAAACCACCATTCTTATTTTTTTTATTTAAAACTAACCTATAAGAGAGCTGGCCAAACCAAAAGCTACACAAAGCAAGAATAAAACTACCAATTACAGCTTCCTGAGATAGAGACGCTTCAGAGATTACTAAAAAAACAAGCCCTAAGAATACCAAGGAAATGAAAGCAATCACTAGTCCTACAAGAACTTCCATCCATCGACCCGCTGACTCTTCGTACAAGCTCATATATTTCCTAAGCAAACGTAACGCTCGGCTCACCGAGCAAATTTTTGTTGGCGGCTTTTGTGCGTATTTTGCACAAACGGTGACAGCGGAAATTTGTCCGGTGTAGTCGTTTGTTAGCTCTTATTTCGCAGAATTTTCGGCTATTTTCGCGTTCACAGCTGCAGCCCTAGACATTGCTTTCTTTAGCTTCCCTTGATTCTCAAGAATTTCTACCAGCTGGGCTAAGTTCTTTACTGCTGATGGATCTCCCCGCTCAGCAGCGTATTGCATCCAAGCATACGATTCGACGAAATCGTTTGAAACCCCTTGGCCTTGCGCAAACATCAACGCGTACTCGTTCACACTGGATACGTGACCATATTCAGCACCGAAACGATAATATGAAGCTGCTTTCTCATATGATAGAGCAACATCATGCCACCCTTTTCGGAATATTTGACCGAGATTAAACGAAGATTGAAAGTCTCCAGTCTTTGCAGCTTCGCTATAGTGGAACAGCGCCTTTTCTGAATTTAGCTCTACCCCGTCGCCTGAATGATACATGAGACCAAGATTGGCATGGGATGGCGCGTACCCCTCGCTTGCGGCTCGCTCGAATAACTCTACAGCTTTTGAAATGTTTTTTTCTACACCTTGGCCTTGGTAGTACAGACTCGCTAGCAGATGGTGCCCAAAGGGGTCCCCAGATTGAGAGGCATTTTCAAATTCAGTATAAGCTACTAAATAATTGCTGTTATTGTATGCCTCAATTCCAGAATTTATATCGGCCATAGTAATTCCACTAAAAAATAAAATTGTTATATTCCAAAAAAACTTAGCCATATGTTGATATTCCCTCAGAGAGCTAACGCTTAAAGCATGGGCGCAGCTTTTTCGCGTCCAATGCCTTTACTTGTTATGTGATTTTCGCCAGTAAAAATAGCTGAAAATCACAATTGATTGGATAAACAAGGAAAATACTATCGATACATCATACCATCGATTATAAATGCCTTCAGGGTTGGTCCCCATAACTCCAGTAAGCTCCACTAAAGCCAAAGGCCAAACAACCAAATTGAGAGCAATCATCCCTAAGCCTGAAAAAGTCAGCACCAATAAAATTAATACTGGCAAGATAATCGATAAACCTAAAAATTTAATCATTATTCACATAACGCCAAAAGCAAACGCCGCGTTAGCGGTCGATTTGCCTTGTCTTGTTATGTTTTTTTATTGTTGTGATCAATAGCCATTTTTCGAGTTCTCTCATAAATACCACTCTCAGAGTCTGAAAACATGTGCCTGTGTATTGATGACCACACTATTTTTCCAGACTTTAGCAAAAAGCTAATTTTTGCGCTCTCAATATATAAGTAGAGCGAAATACAAAATATTGTTATTTGAATCCATAAGGAATGATAAAAGCTAAGCTCCCCTTTAGATGCCTCAAGTAACACTATCGTTGATAATGTAAGAAAGATTACAGCCATTGACATAATCATGATGATTGCTTTTTTTCTAATAGGCTTATCATCAATTTCATATTTAGTCATGAATGCTAGTCGTAGAATGGCAATTACGACTAGAGGCAAGCCTGTAGCTGCCAGATCTATTCCTGAATTGCTGTACTGCACTCCATCAAATGTATATATGAATAACAAAAGCGCATAACCACCAAATATACCTGCCAAATCAAAATGTAGGCCGCTATAAAACTCATTCAAAAGCTTTTGGTTCTTTCCAAGAGCAGACCATATCAAATCAATAGCGATTGCTACAGGATAAGCCCAAAATGCTGCCCCATATATCGATTTCAATGGGGCCCAAAACAGCCCGCCACTTAAGACAAGCCATCCCCAGAAGAAACCTAGTAACGAAAATGGAAGTAATAGAAATTTGGCCTTCAATTTATACTCCTGAAAACATAACGCCAAAAATAAAGGGCGCGCGCTTTTTGCGAGTCCAAGCCACGTCTTTTTGTGGCTGCCTTTCATTGTCTTGTTACTTGCTACTCTAATTCGATGTTTCTTTAATCAAAGATTGGCAAGTTAAATAATGCAGGAAGAGTACTTCGGAGGGTTTCTGTTATTTATAAAGAAACCAATTTGAACAACTTCCATGCTGTTTGTGGCTGGTAAATTCTCAGCCGAACTAATACCTGCAGTTTACAGGATGATCATTCATATTGCTAAAGGCTTACTTATCAAAAACACTTAAGCCAAGTAACGCTGAGCTCACGAGTTGACGAAAGTGGCAGTTCTTTTGCGTTTTTTTGCAAAAGAAGTGACGCTTTTGGCAATCTGAGTGCAGCGACTTGTTAGCTGTTTTTCTTAGACTTTGAATGGAGGTAAATATGCAATATTCCCATGCAGCCATGGCCAATAATATATGCCTGAATTAATCCTGTAAGAAACTCGTGTATCTCTTTAATATCATGAGACCATGACAAATTAGCGTTCCAAGCTATAAACCAGGTTAACCCAGAAAGAATCACTAGGAATAAAGCTCCTAACCCCAACCCCTGAATTATAGCCGCTATGCCATAGGCATTTGGCTCAGGCAACTTAAATTTCAATAGTTGATTTATATCATTTTTTAGTTGTTCAACTTCACCCGAAAGATAAGGGAAATAATATTTGAAACCATGCTGCTTCAATTCAATAATTATAAAAACAAAAGCTATTGGGATAATAAAAAGACCGGTTAATATATGAAGCCAAGTACCGTAGAACTCAATTGTATTAGGGCTTATATCTCCAGCACTGGTAAACCCCATAAAATTACTAACGATTATTTGACTTATTACTAAAATAATAATTGTTATATGAAGGTATCTGACCATTGGTAATTGGCGTTCCCGCAGGTACTCCATAATTTTTTTAAAAATATTCATTCAACGCTCCAACAATGTATAATTAATAATTTAAAAGGTGATATTAAGCAGCTACGCCAAATAATATACCCACTCCAGCCGTAAGTGCCATTGCTAGAGCTCCCCAAAACGTAACTCTCATAGCACCAACTGAAATTGGTGCGCCACCCGCACGCGCGGCTATACCACCAAGTAGGGCAAGAAATATCAACGAAGATAAAACAACGACAGGAATGAGATAATTTTCTGGAACTAACAAAGCAAGCATTAAAGGTAGTGCAGCTCCAATCGTAAATGTACCTGCTGATGAAAATGCGGCTTGAACAGGTTTAGCATTACCAGTATCAGAAATACCTATTTCATCTCTTGCGTGCGCACCAAGAGCATCATGAGCCATTAATTGACCTGCTACTTGTTGCGCTAATTCAGAATCTACACCTCTAGCTTCATATATTTTTGCTAGTTCGTTTTTTTCAAATTCGTAATTTTGTTCTAATGAATTTTTCTCAAGCGCCAAATCTGCATTCTCAGTATCTGACTGCGAACTAACTGATACGTACTCCCCCGCAGCCATCGACATAGCGCCCGCAACCAGTCCAGCGATACCTGCTAGCATTATCCCTTCGTGTGAAGTGCTAGCTGCGGCCACACCAATAATAAGGCTTGCCGTCGAAACGATTCCATCGTTTGCTCCTAGCACCGCAGCGCGCAACCAGCCAACGCGGTGAGATTTATGTATTTCTTGATGACTCATAATATTCCTCAATATTCGATACTTATGCTGAATTTACAGCTAACAGCTTAATCATGCGCATGCGCGTTTGCACGGAAGTGACTTTTAGAGACTTCACGGCAACTGATTGATTTAACTCGGTAATTTTTAAAGTCCATTTCCAAGCTCCAGGTAAACGCGCATGCGCGTTTTCAAAAATAACGAGGGTCTCGTTATCCCAGTGTATTAATTTATAATTCATTGATTTTGCTACATTTTCAAGAACTCCGCCAGTGCAAACGCGCATGTTTACAAAACTCTCCGTGCAACTGCGCAAAAAACGACCTATTATTACAATATAAGCTGTATATAAAACCAGTGTTTTAAATCACAGTTATTAGTGCTTTTAATAAAGGTATTAGTGTATGTCTAAAAGTCCATTTCTCAATTCTATTCGTCAAAATATACGCATGCGAGGCTATAGTATGCGTACAGAAAAAACGTATCTCTACTGGATTCGTGATTACATTCGATTCCATCGTCTTCAACATCCAAAAGATCTTACAGGAGAACATGTAGTTGCTTTTCTTTCTTATTTAGCTAATCGACGAGATGTCGCTGTTAATACTCAAAGGACTGCTTTAAATGCTTTGGCTTTTTTATATAACCAATTTTTAAACCAACCTCTCGGGGATTTGGGGTTCACTTATGCAAAGCGTCAGCGTCGTCTGCCTATTGTTCTCACGATGCAAGAAGTTCAATTAATTCTGGACAATCTATCAGGCAGAGATAAGATAATTTTTTCTATTTTATATGGTTCCGGGCTAAGGATAACTGAGTGTTTGAGATTAAGAGTTAAAGATATCGATTTTCAACATGGGGGAATTACAGTACATGATGGTAAAGGTGGAAAAGACCGGCAAACAATTTTAAGCCCTTCTTTAACTGCACCCATTCAGCAGTTAATTGAAAGTGCGATTAGCTTACAGCAGGAAGATAATAAACAAGGGATCGGCCCTTCTTTGCCCCACATGCTGGGTAAGAAATACCCCAACGCTTTTCGCCAGCCAGCCTGGATGTTTATTTTTCCTTCCAGTGGTGTTTGTAAGCACCCGGTAACCGAAAAAACTTGTCGCCATCACCTACATGATTCGGTACCGCGCAAAGCATTACAGAAGGCTGTTCAAGCTTGTGGGTTAAACAGAAAAAAGATTAGCTGCCATACTTTCAGGCATTCGTTTGCAACTCAGCTTTTACAAAATGGGCGTGATATTCGCACCGTGCAAGAGCTACTTGGACACACCGATGTGGCTACTACTCAGATTTATACCCACGTAATAGGCCAGCACTTTGCTGGCACCAGTAGCCCACTCGATAATCTTACGCTATAGATAATATGAGTGAGCTATAAAACATATTTAGTCACTGGCAATACGACTAAACACAGCGCCTTTCTGCCCTTTATATTTAGCGTCAACGCGTTTGTTATAAGGGCGAAGTGCTGGGCTAGATAAGGTTTCAAAAGACAACGCACAAATCACCATTTCTGGGCGCAATGCTAATGGCAGTTTACCGTTATTAAAAAATTCCAGTACGATCTGCCCTTCCCAGCCTGGGTCAATACGGCCAGCGGTTACGTGAACCATTAAGCCTAAACGAGCTAATGAACTGCGGCCATCTAACCAGCCCACTAGGTCATCAGGAATCGTTACCGATTCTAACGTTGCGCCGAGTACCAGTTCACCGGGGTGAATAAAGAAAGGCTCGTCGTCTTCTACGATAATTTCTTTACTCATAATACGCACCATGTCGCGCGTTAGTTGTTCGCGTTCGCCCGACAGATCCAAATGCGTTACGGTATTATTACTGAATACGCGAAAGCTATTGGCTAGGCGTAAATCAACACTGATTCCGGCAATCGATAACGGTGCGGGCGCAGGTTCAATTTTTATTGAACCTTGCTCAATTCTTTTTTCAATATCACCATCACTTAAGCGCATGGGATTTTTCCTTTCTAGCGGTAACGTGCAAAGCTTTAACGAGTATTAATCGTCAGAGATGCTGATGTTTGGAATTTGTTGGTCGTTTGCAGTGCGTTTGGCTAATGCCACGGCAACGGTACGGGCAAGGTTGCGATACATTAAAGCAACATCACTATTTTCTTGTTCAACCACAACAGGTACACCAGCATCACTTTGTTCACGAATAAATTTCGATAACGGTAATGAACCTAACAATTGGGTATCGTATTGGTCGGCAATTTTTTGACCACCGTTTTCACCAAAGATGTGCTCTGCATGGCCGCAGTTTGAGCAAATGTGTATGCTCATGTTTTCAACAATACCTAATACGGGGATGTTCACTTTACGGAACATTTCGATGCCTTTTTTCGCATCTAATAACGCTATATCTTGTGGCGTTGTAACAATAACGGAACCTGCTACTGGAAATTTTTGCGACAGCGTTAATTGAATATCACCAGTGCCCGGTGGCATATCAATAATCAAATAATCCAGTTCGCCCCAAGCGGTTTGAGTCAAGATTTGCATTAATGCGCCAGACACCATTGGTCCGCGCCATACCATGGGTGTATCGTCGGTGGTTAGGTACGCCATCGACATGGTTTTTACGCCGTGGGCTTCAATCGGGACGAACCATTTATTATCAATGGTTGCTGGGCGAGTGCCTTGTGCAATGCCCATTAATAAGCCTTGGCTTGGGCCATAAATATCAGCGTCTAATAAACCGACTTTGGCGCCGTCTTTGGCTAATGAAATGGCTAAGTTGACCGAGGTGGTCGATTTGCCAACGCCGCCTTTACCCGAGGCAACGGCAATAATATTTTTTACCTTGCTGATCGCTTCAACGGTATTTTGTGATTTGTGCGCGCTCACTTCCCAGCTAATGTTGATGTCGACGTTTTCTACGCCTTCTACATTACCGACCATGACTTTAAGGATTTCTTCGGTGCCGCCTTTTAGAAAATCAGACGGGTATGGCAGGTGAATATCGATGGTCACCTTAGCGCCTTGTATGTCTATTTTTTGCACAGCACCGTAACTAACAAGATCAGTATTTAAGTAAGGATCTTGATAAGACGATAATGCCGCTTCGATAGTTGCCTGAGTTAAAAGAGTATTAGTCATAGATTACCTACATGCCGAGGGTGCAAAAGGCGTCATTGTATACCAGTTTTTGAAGGGAATCTGCTATCGCCAATGAGTCGATAAAGTGGGATTTAAAAGAAGTAAGCTAACCAGCGCTATACATATAACAAAATGAGCTTAAAATACCCAAAAACATGCTTGAAAGAAATAACGCCTATTTGGGATAATGAGGCGCCGAATTTCCAGCTGTGTTTATTTTTTATACAGATCGCAGCCAAAACGATTAGTTTCACCTATTTGATGAGAGTGAGCACCCTATTATGACCGATTATTTATTGATTTTGGTCAGTACAATTTTAGTGAACAACTTTGTACTGGTTCAGTTTTTAGGTTTATGCCCTTTTATGGGGGTTTCGAATAAGTTAGAAACCGCGATAGGCATGTCCGCAGCCACGACCTTCGTTCTTACGTTGGCGTCGGTGTGCAGTTATTTGGTTTACACCTATTTATTGGTGCCACTTGATTTGGAATATTTGCGTACCATCAGTTTTATTATGGTGATCGCGGTGGTGGTTGGCTTTACTGAAATGGCCATTCGTAAGACCAGCCCATTATTGTATCGCGTGCTGGGTATTTTCTTACCGCTAATTACGACCAACTGTGCGGTATTAGGTGTCGCGTTATTGAACATTAAGCGTGATAACAGTTTTGTAGAATCTATTTTATACGGCTTTGGTGCGGCGGTTGGTTTCTCGCTGGTCATGGTTCTTTTTGCGGCAATGCGTGAGCGCATTACGGTTGCCGATGTGCCTAAACCGTTTCAGGGTTCTGCAATTTCTATGATTACTGCTGGCTTAATGTCGTTAGCCTTTTTAGGTTTTACTGGCTTGGTGAGCATTTAATAATGAGTTCTATTTTAATTGCTATTGCGCTATTGGCGACGCTTGCCATTATTTTTGGTGCCATTTTAGGTTTTGCGGCGGTTCGCTTTAAAGTGGAAGGTAATCCGCTTGTTGACCAAATTGATAACCTGTTGCCGCAAACACAGTGTGGCCAGTGCTCTTACCCTGGCTGTAAGCCTTATGCTGAAGCCATTGCTGCTGGTGAAAAAATCAATAAATGCCCTCCCGGTGGCGAAAGCACGATTATTGCGCTGGCCGATTTATTAGGGGTTGAACCTGAGCCTTTGGATGCTGAACACGGCGCTGAAAAAGAGGTGCCCATGGTGGCTCTTATTCGTGAAGACGAATGCATTGGCTGTACTAAGTGCATTCAAGCCTGCCCGATCGATGCGATTATGGGTGCGGCTAAACAGATGCATACGGTAATTGCTGATGAGTGTACGGGTTGTGATTTATGCGTAGAACCTTGTCCTGTGGATTGTATTGATATGGTGCCAATGGAAACAACGTTGCAAAGCTGGCACTGGGATAAACCCGAAAACCTGATAATTTCAACAAAGAAGGAGGCAATCTAATGCAAACAATTACTTTGCACTCTTTTAATGGTGGTATTCACCCACAAGAAAACAAGTTTCAGTCGACTCAAACACCGATTGCACAATTGCCTTTACCGACACAGTTAGTTGTTCCTGTTGGCCAGCACATTGGCGCCCCTGCTGAAGTGATCGTTGCAGTTGGCGATCGAGTATTAAAAGGTCAATTAATTGCTCAACCGAAGGGCTTTGTAAGCGCGGCAATTCATGCGCCAACGTCTGGAAAAGTTGTGGCGATTGAACAGCGTGAATTACCTCATAGCTCTGGCCTTGAAGGCATCTGTATTATTATTGATAGCGATGGTGAAGATACATGGCTAGAAGATATTGCGAATGGCTCACAAGCTATTGCCAATTATTTAGAAGCGGATAACGATGTTTTAGTAAATCGCATTCGTGACTACGGCATCACCGGATTGGGTGGCGCAGGCTTCCCCACTGCGGTAAAGATGGCGGTTAAAGGCAAGCATATTGAAACGCTCATCATCAATGCCGCCGAGTGCGAACCGTATATCACTGCAGATGACATGCTGATGCGCGAGCGTGCATTAGAAGCCATGCGCGGTATTCAAATTTTAATGAAGCTAACCGCGGCCAAAAACTGCCTAATAGGCATTGAAGATAATAAGCCTGAAGCAATTAAGGCGATGAAAGATGCGCTGCACCAAGTTCACGGTGAGCATTATATTGCGGTTGTCACAATTCCGACGAAATACCCTTCCGGTGGTGAAAAGCAGTTAATTGAAATTCTTACGGGCAAAGAAGTACCCAGTGGCGGCATTCCTGCAGAAATTGGTATTGTCTGCCAGAACGTCGGCACCTGCGAGGCGGTTTATCGCGCAGTGGCTGAGGGTAAGCCGTTAATTTCTCGCATCACTACCATCACTGGCGAGTCGGTTGAGCAGCCACAAAATGTTGAAGCATTAATCGGTACTCCGGTTAAGCATTTATTAGCGTTTGCAGGCTTTAAACAAGAGAAAAGTTTATTTCAAAAGTTCTTAGGGTCTTTAAGTTCTAAAGCTGAAAGTTCAGAAAGCAAGCCGCGCATTATTATGGGCGGCCCTATGATGGGCTTTACGTTAAGCAGTGATGAATTACCGATATTAAAATCCAGCAACTGTATTTTAGCCCCAAGCCAAAAAGAGTTACCGGCTAACGATATCGCGTCGGCCTGTATTCGTTGTGGTTTATGCACCGAAGCCTGCCCAGCAGAATTATTACCGCAGCAACTTTATTGGTTTAGTAAATCTGGCGAATTAGAAAAAGCCGAGCAACATAATATTGCTGATTGCATTGAGTGTGGCGCATGTTCTTATGTGTGCCCAAGTCAGATTCCCTTAGTGCAATATTATCGTTATACCAAAGGCGCAATAAAAGAAGAGCATGCCGCGCAGCAAAAGTCTGATCGTTCAAGAGTGCGTTTTGAAGCTCGCCAAGATCGCTTAGATCGTGAAACCGCTGAAAAAGAAGCGAAACGCCAAGCACGTACTGCGGCGGCAGAAAAAGCACAAGCTGCGAAAAAGGCCGCTGCTGCTAAAGCCGCTGAAGAAGATGCGGCTAAAAATACAGGGGCTGATCAATCAAGTGCAGGTCAAACAAACCCAGAAGCCACTAAGCCTGAAGCTGTCGATTTAGAAAAACTGCAAACTCAACTTGATGCGGCCCAAGCGGGTTTGAAAAAGTCGATGGATAAAGTCGCTGAAATTAAAGCAGGTGCAGCCGATAGTGACACAGAAGCGGACAATTTAGAGGTGTTCGAAAAAGCAGTAGCAACGCGCCGCGATAAGGTGAAGCTATTAGCACTGCAACTTGCAGAAGCAAAAAAATCAGCACCGCCGGTGAAAAAAGAAATTTCTCGCGACGATATTGAAAAGA
Protein-coding sequences here:
- a CDS encoding Sel1-like repeat protein; its protein translation is MAKFFWNITILFFSGITMADINSGIEAYNNSNYLVAYTEFENASQSGDPFGHHLLASLYYQGQGVEKNISKAVELFERAASEGYAPSHANLGLMYHSGDGVELNSEKALFHYSEAAKTGDFQSSFNLGQIFRKGWHDVALSYEKAASYYRFGAEYGHVSSVNEYALMFAQGQGVSNDFVESYAWMQYAAERGDPSAVKNLAQLVEILENQGKLKKAMSRAAAVNAKIAENSAK
- a CDS encoding Site-specific recombinase, phage integrase family protein, with the translated sequence MSKSPFLNSIRQNIRMRGYSMRTEKTYLYWIRDYIRFHRLQHPKDLTGEHVVAFLSYLANRRDVAVNTQRTALNALAFLYNQFLNQPLGDLGFTYAKRQRRLPIVLTMQEVQLILDNLSGRDKIIFSILYGSGLRITECLRLRVKDIDFQHGGITVHDGKGGKDRQTILSPSLTAPIQQLIESAISLQQEDNKQGIGPSLPHMLGKKYPNAFRQPAWMFIFPSSGVCKHPVTEKTCRHHLHDSVPRKALQKAVQACGLNRKKISCHTFRHSFATQLLQNGRDIRTVQELLGHTDVATTQIYTHVIGQHFAGTSSPLDNLTL
- the dcd gene encoding Deoxycytidine triphosphate deaminase codes for the protein MRLSDGDIEKRIEQGSIKIEPAPAPLSIAGISVDLRLANSFRVFSNNTVTHLDLSGEREQLTRDMVRIMSKEIIVEDDEPFFIHPGELVLGATLESVTIPDDLVGWLDGRSSLARLGLMVHVTAGRIDPGWEGQIVLEFFNNGKLPLALRPEMVICALSFETLSSPALRPYNKRVDAKYKGQKGAVFSRIASD
- the rnfA gene encoding Electron transport complex protein RnfA; this encodes MTDYLLILVSTILVNNFVLVQFLGLCPFMGVSNKLETAIGMSAATTFVLTLASVCSYLVYTYLLVPLDLEYLRTISFIMVIAVVVGFTEMAIRKTSPLLYRVLGIFLPLITTNCAVLGVALLNIKRDNSFVESILYGFGAAVGFSLVMVLFAAMRERITVADVPKPFQGSAISMITAGLMSLAFLGFTGLVSI
- the rnfB gene encoding Predicted NADH:ubiquinone oxidoreductase, subunit RnfB, whose protein sequence is MSSILIAIALLATLAIIFGAILGFAAVRFKVEGNPLVDQIDNLLPQTQCGQCSYPGCKPYAEAIAAGEKINKCPPGGESTIIALADLLGVEPEPLDAEHGAEKEVPMVALIREDECIGCTKCIQACPIDAIMGAAKQMHTVIADECTGCDLCVEPCPVDCIDMVPMETTLQSWHWDKPENLIISTKKEAI
- the rnfC gene encoding Electron transport complex protein RnfC — protein: MQTITLHSFNGGIHPQENKFQSTQTPIAQLPLPTQLVVPVGQHIGAPAEVIVAVGDRVLKGQLIAQPKGFVSAAIHAPTSGKVVAIEQRELPHSSGLEGICIIIDSDGEDTWLEDIANGSQAIANYLEADNDVLVNRIRDYGITGLGGAGFPTAVKMAVKGKHIETLIINAAECEPYITADDMLMRERALEAMRGIQILMKLTAAKNCLIGIEDNKPEAIKAMKDALHQVHGEHYIAVVTIPTKYPSGGEKQLIEILTGKEVPSGGIPAEIGIVCQNVGTCEAVYRAVAEGKPLISRITTITGESVEQPQNVEALIGTPVKHLLAFAGFKQEKSLFQKFLGSLSSKAESSESKPRIIMGGPMMGFTLSSDELPILKSSNCILAPSQKELPANDIASACIRCGLCTEACPAELLPQQLYWFSKSGELEKAEQHNIADCIECGACSYVCPSQIPLVQYYRYTKGAIKEEHAAQQKSDRSRVRFEARQDRLDRETAEKEAKRQARTAAAEKAQAAKKAAAAKAAEEDAAKNTGADQSSAGQTNPEATKPEAVDLEKLQTQLDAAQAGLKKSMDKVAEIKAGAADSDTEADNLEVFEKAVATRRDKVKLLALQLAEAKKSAPPVKKEISRDDIEKKLRAQQDRIDKTKQRFELAQEQGSETLPALQKGLDKQMQKLKELEADLAQFDKAGV